Genomic window (Thermococcus sp. 21S7):
CGCTACCTTGAGGAGAACCTCCGGCTGAACAAAACCGGCAACGTCGTTCCAATCCTTGGCGACGTTAGGAAGGTTGCCGGAAAAGTTGAGGCGGACAGGGTTATAATGAACCTCCCCAAGTTTGCAGACCGCTTTTTGAGGGAGGCAATGCTGAGCGTTAGGGATGGTGGCGTAGTGCACTACTACGGCTTCGGCCCTGAGGAGGACCTGTTTTCGGAGCACGAGGCAAAGATTAAAGCAGCCGCGAGGGAACTCGGCTTTAAAGTTGAGTTCCTGGGGGAGAGAAAGGTCCGCCCCTACGCACCGAGGCAGTTCAACATCGCGATTGACTTTCGGGTTCTGAAGTGAAGAGAGGAAAGGGTTAGATGTTCCCTATCCTCTGGAGGACCATCCCCTCTATCCTTATCGGCTCCGTTCTCCTAGCGAGGACTATCGCCTGGTCGAGTCTGGCCTCACTCTCGGCGCGTATCGTGAAGAGGGGGTCTCCTTCCTTAACCTTCTCTCCTACCTTGACGTAAAGCTCTATTCCGGCCCCCTTGTCCTCCGGTGCTCCGGCTGCCCTTGCTATTCCCGTTATGGCCTTATTGTCTATCCCGGTTATGTAGCCGCTGACCGGCGCAGTGAATGTATAGGTCTTGTCCCCTATCGGTATCTCCTCCGGCTTGATATCTGGATTTCCGCCCTGTTCCTCTATGATTTCCCTCATCTTCTCGTAGGCCTTTCCGCTCTCCAGAATCTCCCTCGCCATCTTCTTGCCCATCCCCGTCGGCGCCACTCCTCCCATCTCAAGGAGAATGCCCGCCAGCCCTGTGGCCTTCTCTATCAGGCTTCCGGGGCCCTTCCCAGTCATGAGGGCGGAGAGGGCTTCCCTGGCCTCTAGAGCCGGACCAACGGTGTGGCCTATCGGCTGGCCGCCGTAGGTTATGGCCACTTCCACGTACTGGCCGAGCCTCCTGCCCAGCTCTATGAAGTCCCTGGAGAGGGCCCTGGCCTGGTCAACGGTCTCCACCTTGACGCCCTTGCCCGTCGGGATGTCGATGAGAACGTACTGGCTTCCCATCGCGTACTTCTTTGACATTATGCTGGCGAGCATGAGGCCGGTCGGGTCGATGCTCAGCGCGCGTTCGGACTTTATCGTGATGTCGTCGGCCGGAGCAAGGTTCAGGGCGCCGCCCCAGACCATACAGGCGCCTATCTTCTCCACTATGCGCTTTATCTCGTCGAGGGAGAAGCTGACGTCCGCAAAGACCTCGACGACATCCGCCGTCCCCGCGGCACTGGTGATTGCCCTTGAGCTGGTTTTGGGCACGGTTAACCCGGCGGCGGCAACAATGGGCACGACGAGTATGTTGGTCTTGTTTCCGGGGACACCTCCGATGCTGTGGACGTCCATGATGGGCTTCCTGTCTATGTCGAGCATGTCCCCAGTCTCGGCCATCGCTATCGTCAGCGCGGCAATCTCATCCATGTCGAGGCCGTTTATCTCAAGTGAAGTGACGAAGGAGCTTATCTCGATGTCACGGAGCTTTCTGTCCACGATGTCCTTGATTATCGCCTCTATCTCAACCTTCCTGAGCTTTTCCCCGCGCATCTTCTTCTTTATGTAGCGGACGCTCTCGGGAGTGCCGCTCGGTATAACGGTGACGACCTCCCCCTCGGAGAAGCTGTGAAGTCCGAGTATGTCCCTGCTTATCCCTATCTCTCCCTCCTTCACGAGGTTGCTCACGACAACGCTTCCGTAGACGGTTTTCTTTCCTGCTTCAATCTTCACAAGGTCATCCGGGTGGAGTTTGGCCTTCTTAGCCTCCTTCTCGTTGATGAAGACCGAATACCTCCCGCTGTACATGTCGAGTATCCTAATCTTGGCCTTCATGATTCTCCCTCCCTTTCACACACGAGTTCACAGTATTGGACAGAAGAGTACTTAAATGTTTTCAACTTATTGGTCGTCAAAATGATCACAGCCGTTCATAGAATCTGCAGGGAAATGTAAAAAAGTCAGCCGCTGAGGCCGTGGCCGTACTCTGCCACCGGAACCACGCTGTTCTTAAGCTCACCGGTGCGGAGGAGAACCCTCACAACATCGGGGACTATCTCTTTTACCGCGGGGGGCAGGAGTCCGTCCCCTCTGAGATAGTAGCCAACAACCTCACTGATGGGGGCGCTGACGAGCCTGCTCTTAAAAACGCGAACCACGCCATTATCCACCTCGACTATCCTGTCTGGATAGCCGAGCCTAACCTTCATAGCGCCCCACCCCCAGAATGGACTTAATACTAAAGGACTTTTAAAATTTAACGCCACAGAAATGTTTAATA
Coding sequences:
- a CDS encoding AMP phosphorylase — its product is MKAKIRILDMYSGRYSVFINEKEAKKAKLHPDDLVKIEAGKKTVYGSVVVSNLVKEGEIGISRDILGLHSFSEGEVVTVIPSGTPESVRYIKKKMRGEKLRKVEIEAIIKDIVDRKLRDIEISSFVTSLEINGLDMDEIAALTIAMAETGDMLDIDRKPIMDVHSIGGVPGNKTNILVVPIVAAAGLTVPKTSSRAITSAAGTADVVEVFADVSFSLDEIKRIVEKIGACMVWGGALNLAPADDITIKSERALSIDPTGLMLASIMSKKYAMGSQYVLIDIPTGKGVKVETVDQARALSRDFIELGRRLGQYVEVAITYGGQPIGHTVGPALEAREALSALMTGKGPGSLIEKATGLAGILLEMGGVAPTGMGKKMAREILESGKAYEKMREIIEEQGGNPDIKPEEIPIGDKTYTFTAPVSGYITGIDNKAITGIARAAGAPEDKGAGIELYVKVGEKVKEGDPLFTIRAESEARLDQAIVLARRTEPIRIEGMVLQRIGNI